The window gatggggatggggaaagggCCAGGCCAGCCCCCCACATCACCCCTGCCCCCCCTGCGCCCCTTTCCCCCCCTGGGGCCCCATCGAGCCGCTGGTGTCCCCCCCCTCCGCCCTCGCCGTCCCCGAACGGCTCCCGCTGCCTCCCCCGGTGCCGGGCAACCCCCTCCTGGTCCCTTCCCCGGGGGGGTCCCGagcgcagcccccagcccccaacAACCTCCCGACGGCGCGGCAAAGCTCCCGGCTGGTCAGGGTGTAGAGGAGGGGGTTGAGCAAGGAGTTGGCCATGGCCACCCCCAGGAAATAATCGGCCTGGTAGAGCACGGCGCAGGCCCCCGGGCAACCCCAGGCGTCcagcagcaagaggaggaagaggggcaGCCAACAGGCGATGAAGGCCcccaccaccaccgccaccGTCCGCAAGAGAGCCAGGTAAGCCCTGGCCCTCCGTTTCCCCCCCAGGCGCCTCCCGCTGCCCCGAGCCGCCCGGTAGACGCGGGCGTAGAGGATGACGATGGCCACCAGGATGGCGAGGAAGAGCGCCACGCAGAAGAAGACGTAGCCCTTGGAGTAGAGCGGCAGCACGGTGGAGCAAGCCGCCAGGTCCCCCAGGCAATTCCAACCCAGGCCCGGCAACGCCGCCAAGGCCACCGCCGCCCCCCAGCTGGCCCCCGCCAACGCCAGCATCCTCCCCTTCTTGTCCCCGCGGGCCACCGCCACCCGCGCCATGGTGAGGTGCCGCTCCACCGCGatggccagcaggctgagcacCGAGGCGGCCAAGGTGGCGAAGACGCCGCCCTCGCGGAGGAACCAGAGGGCCGGCGTCAACCGCAGCGTGGTGGCGCCGGACATGGCGATGTTGGCGGTGTAGGCCACGCCGGCCAACAGGTCGGAGAGGGTCAGGTTGCCCAGCAGGTAGTACATGGGCGAGTGCAGCTTCTTGTCGCGCCACAgggccaccagcaccaccaggtTCTCCAGGACGATGACGCCGCAGACGGCCAGGAAGGCGACGGCCTCGGGCCGCAGGCTGCCGCGGTAGCGC is drawn from Oxyura jamaicensis isolate SHBP4307 breed ruddy duck unplaced genomic scaffold, BPBGC_Ojam_1.0 oxyUn_random_OJ48556, whole genome shotgun sequence and contains these coding sequences:
- the S1PR5 gene encoding sphingosine 1-phosphate receptor 5, producing the protein MEPPDNAIIALHYNYTGKLHAGRYRGSLRPEAVAFLAVCGVIVLENLVVLVALWRDKKLHSPMYYLLGNLTLSDLLAGVAYTANIAMSGATTLRLTPALWFLREGGVFATLAASVLSLLAIAVERHLTMARVAVARGDKKGRMLALAGASWGAAVALAALPGLGWNCLGDLAACSTVLPLYSKGYVFFCVALFLAILVAIVILYARVYRAARGSGRRLGGKRRARAYLALLRTVAVVVGAFIACWLPLFLLLLLDAWGCPGACAVLYQADYFLGVAMANSLLNPLLYTLTSRELCRAVGRLLGAGGCARDPPGEGTRRGLPGTGGGSGSRSGTARAEGGDTSGSMGPQGGKGAQGGQG